CCACTGTTCCTCAGCGCGCTGAGGATCACGGCAGGGACGAGGCAGTGATGCTCCGGCCCGTGGAGCGGGAAGTGCCTGTGGGAACGGATGGTCCGCATAAGCTCCACGGGATCGGTCTCGCCGCTGTGCAGGCAGACCGTCTTGATGATCTCCAGGGCATCGGCGGAGTGGCAGAAATTGCAGACAAAATGACCGTTGACGCACCGGGTGCTGGTTGATATGACGCGACCACAGTAATGACACGTCTCGTCGCGGTCCGTTCCCGAATAGACGAGGTCCGCGCCGCAGACCATGCACCCGGACCGGTACGTTTCCCTCTGCCCCTGCCGGGGAAGGGAGGCTTTCTCTGAGCTGCCGGAATCTTCCATCTCTTTTTCGTCCATCGAACCTTGTGACCTGCTACCCCGGTTGCCGTGCATAGAATACTATTACTGCGTCAGGGCCAGTGTCAAGAGAAGGTGCGAAAGGGAAGCAG
The nucleotide sequence above comes from Syntrophorhabdus sp.. Encoded proteins:
- a CDS encoding methyltransferase type 11; this translates as MDEKEMEDSGSSEKASLPRQGQRETYRSGCMVCGADLVYSGTDRDETCHYCGRVISTSTRCVNGHFVCNFCHSADALEIIKTVCLHSGETDPVELMRTIRSHRHFPLHGPEHHCLVPAVILSALRNSG